Within the Salvia hispanica cultivar TCC Black 2014 chromosome 4, UniMelb_Shisp_WGS_1.0, whole genome shotgun sequence genome, the region TGTTCTGCAACTATTCAATCCCTAGCACTATTAATGGTGAAAAGAATCCCCAAATATCTAATTAGTGCTAGCCAAGTGCACAAGAGCAAAGGCAAGAAGTAAATGCAATTATGCAACTAAAGGTTGCATCCAAGATTCTAAGGATTCTTTCTTCCCCTTACCAATAAACTAATTTAAAGGATCAACAGTTAACTCTTAAAAGTTAAATGACTAAATTTGCTTCTTCCAAATTAACATAATCTTGTTTACTTAAATGATTATCTTTGTTGGAACTCATTATTAGTATGACATataacaattcaataatatgAAATACACAAATACCCAATTCGAACAACTAGGACTTAATATCTTTCTCCCACTAACTATTTCTTTCCTAAGGATTCACCCATGTTCTGATGATTTGGAAGCCACCACTTAAgttgaaaaactaaaataagatcATTCTATTAATGGGACATCCCAGCCTTCCAATAACATAATCATCACATATAGTATCTATCTTCTTCAAATATAAACAGAAAAACTGTCAATATCATATTATCCCACATAAACATCATATATCATTGTTACTTGCAAGTTCACATATACAACATGCCCACTACCATCCTTGTTGTCGAGCTGAAGATCATAACCATATTTTAGTAGACAAATTCACAGATTCAGAAGAATCTTTCAAACTGAACAAAGACatgtaaatattaaagaaattgCTCTAATTATTCTCTAATATGAAATAATAAGATCAACCAGAATAAGTGGTAAGTATATAGTGCAGGTGAGAGGCACAACTGAAAAATCGAATAGATCACCTAAAGAGTCTAGAATCAAACTAGTACATTCTTAGCctatataaaaatgtcaatcCTAATCATGAGATTCAGTTCTCTAAAGTATTTGGAGTATGAAAGTGCATACCCTCCACTACTAATCTATGTATGCATACGCGCGCGTGTGTTAACAGTGGGTTGGAATCACCAAGTTTGCAAGGAATATACTCTGACTATTAAAATACATTGTTGTTCAATATCTATTCTTATCAAACATATATGTGGCCAAGGAACCCCCTTACACAAAGCAGTTCGATGAATACATGAAAAGTGAAACAAAACTTACTTACCAATTAAAACAATCCCTTTAAATTAAGGGAGGCAAGCATCACCCTGACACCATTTTCACAATAATGCAGAGCAAATTGAAAAGTATAAGAGGCACTCGTAAGTACTGAGTTGCGTAAATAAGACCAAGTATTTGCCCCTTGAATGAGTTTCTCTTAATTTCATAATACTCCTGGAAGCTCCATCCCCTAGGGGCAAGGAAACGATCTTCATTTAGTATGGCCAGAGCATttgcaagaagaagaaagccTTCTAGAAGTGACCACAATCCCATTCTTGCACAGTTCAAAATCCTTTCCTGCATTAGTTTGTGGCATAAAACAGGCTTTTTTTCAACTTATTAATGGATAATAGAAACATCTACATAGTACAATTTGAGCCGTTAGATCTAAGAAGGAAGTGAAATTCCCAATTTGAAAGGAAAGATGACTATGGAGGTGCTCGGCTTTCAGACCCTCGCCACTAAACAATAACACTACACTAATCAACTGGCAACTCAAAGGAAGAGGAATTGACTgagtttttttaatacaaagcCCAAATCTCATCACAGATTAACAATGTCAAGGAATCCTAAATTGATCCAATGTGTCCCTACATTATCTGTGCTATGAGCGAAGACCAATGTTCAAATTGAGAAGAATGAATGTACCTGAAATCTGGAGCTGAGAGAAGCTGCGAAGGGTTACAGATTACGATCAGCAGAGGCGGCGAGCGGCGGCGGGTGTGGGGAATGGGGGATCGCCGGATTTCAAATTGGGAATTTCTCTTCCTCTTTCACTTTTTACATTactcttttttcttccttttccaTTTACTCCTTCTCTTAACGCTAATTGGAAccatttgaatttgtttatgttcaaaaaatgtagtactactaccgaaaattagtggaatgttaatggtacttttatatactctcttCATTCATAAGAAACGCactttacctatttttcctctctctatTTCCTACTACCTCGTCTTTCAAatattgacacactttgatccgacacagattttaagaaatgtaatagaaagtggattgaaaaagttgatgggatgtgggtcatacttttaaagtattagtttttttataataaaatgtgagtaggaatgagttagtggaatatggggtccactaccaaaaatggtaaaaagtgaagtgtatcaaactTTCacggacggaccgaaatggtaaactgtgtcaaaatttcagggacggaggtagtacatttttttatctttgctctcttactttttcccctTCTCTAATACTACCCCGTCACACAAATAAGCactacttcatttttaatctGTCTTTGTcctacaagaatatgcattttctaattttgaaaactcttTCCTTCAGAtgggactcattctccacCAATAAtacttatttactttttcactCTACCTCTCtgttactttaccaattttgcattaaaatccataccaaaaccaaaatgcatattcttttgggacggagggagtactactttactcacttttttctcactctctcttattCTCTCCCTCGTCCGCGAATATGAGTCccgtttttttcattttcgtccgtccgcgaataggagtcccagttcacttttaccataaatagtaaaaggGTCCCACCttacactaactcattccactaacttttcttaacatttcttaaaactcgtgccgccaacaaatgggactcctaatagcggacagagggagtaaaatttattattaaaactcgGGACGTCCATAAAtggatctatttttttgtggacaagggagtactaattttatattaaaatgtgaatggaatatgtccactaataaaaaaataatgcgattagtaaaaaataaagatgtcAAGTTGCTCTAGTGGATGTGATTATGAAGTGTGTTTCATCTAGCTCGATGCAGGTGGTATGGAATGGCAATTTAACAGAATCATTTCACCCACACCGAGGGTTGCGACAAGGTTGCCCACTTTCCCCcaatctatttaatttattatgtgcATGGAGCAGTTAGCTCATGGTATTAAGAATGCGGTTAGAGTAGGGGAGTGGAAaccatttcatattttcaagaaAGGTCCACCGCGCACCCACCATTTCATATCTACTCCTGTTCCGGCAGGCAGACATTATCACCTGTGAAGCTATTACAAATGTATTGGATGAGTTTTGCGCGAGATCGGGGATGACAGTCAGCATGGCAAAAACCACGCTATTAAATGTAAAGTGGAGAAAGATTAAGGACATGATGGGAGTACAAGTGGAGGATGATTTTGGAAAATACCTGGGTGTTCCCCTTTTGAATAAAAGAGTTTGCAAAACGACTTATTCCTACATACTTGATCAGATGAAAAGCAAGATATCGAATTGGAATGCCTCTCCTCTTTCTTTGGCTGGGAGAATCACGCTGGCTCTTGGTGTTAGGCGTCATGTCGTTGTATGCTATGCAGACATCTAATTTTCCCTTAGGTACATGTAACGATATGGAAAATGTGATAAGAAGCTTATATGGGGCAATAAAGAGCCAGAGCAGAGACAGAGTAAAGTGGCTTGGAGCAAGGTCACACGTCCTAAAGAAGAAGGTGGCCTAGGGATCCGTGACTTGCATTCACTTAACCGTGCATTTGGGATGAAGGCATGTTGGGAGATTTTCAAGAAACCAGTCTTTGTGGAGCAGACTTTCATGCTCAAAGTATCGTTTTGATCCTCCATTGGATTTTGATCCATGTGCACCCGCTTCATGCACACCAATCTGGAGGCTTATTTGCAGCTCTTGGGCAGTAATGCGGAGGAATCTAGTTTGGGCACTAGGAGCAGGTACAACCGTGCAGTTCTAGAACCATCGATGGGTCACTTAATGAAGTCGTTCTACAACGTATTCTAGACCATATGCTTTATAGATCCGTCGATTATTTTGCGGATGGTTCAGCGTGGTATTGGTCGAAATTTCAACATCTGTTGCCAGCTGAAATTATTGATCTCATAGCTTCCATTATGCCTTCGTCAGTGTCGTAAGGGGAAGATGAAGTTTTTTGGGGCCTATCATCATCTGGAGATTTCTCGATTAAAATGGGCTTATGAAGATTTGGTGGAAGGCCTCACTACACATGATTTCCTGCCATGGAAAAGGGTTTGGAGTTGGTATGGTTTGCAGCGGATAAAGACATTCTTCTGGTTGCTGATGAATAATGGTATTTTGGTTAATGAAGAAAGAGCGTGGAGGTGCATCTCTTCGACAACAATTTGTAGTATGTGTGGTGAAAGATCTGAAAGTGGTATGCATATACTTCGAGACTGCCCCGATGCAAAGAAAACTTGGGAGGGACTACTGAGATATGGTGGGGTGGATGGTTTTTTTGACATGTCTTTGCACTTGACAGAATGGATTATTCGTAATGTTAGCTCCAAACTCTTGTTAGGCAGCGGGATGAGATGGTGCACAATTTTTAGAGTTGGTTGCTGGCTTATTTGGAAGAAAAGATacggttttaattttaagggTGAGCGGAAATGTCCAGGAGAAATTATTGCACGCATTCTCACTATGACCAAGAATGTGGAAGAAGCTAGATTGACAAACGTAGGAGACACGAGATTGTCTAGACCGCCTATGCTAGTGGCTTGGCGACCTCCAGCGCTTgatcatttaaaattgaatactGATACCTCCTTACAGAATGAGTCGGGTCATGCCTTTGGGGGAGGTGTGATTAGAGATGCAGCGGGATTATGGAGGTATGACTTTGTTGCTAACATTGGAGTTTGTTCTATTCTAACTGAAGAGATTTGGTGCTTGTATCACGGCCTACATTTGGCCAAGTCTCTAGGTATCCGCAAGTTGGAGGTggaaattgataattttgttGGAGTGGCCATGATCTTGGGACACTTTGAAACTGCAATCAATTGTCGCTCTATAGTGAAGAGGGTCTGTGGGTTACTCCAGGATTTCGATTTTGTGGCTCTACAACATGTGCATCAAGAAGTGAACTTTGCTGCTGATTTTTTGTCTCATTATGCTCATTCTTCTCATAAAGGTGTTCATGAGTTCGAGGCTCCTCCGCCGGGGCTTCATAGCTGAATGTTACATGACAGACTAGGTGCTGCTTATATTCGTTGATTTTGACTTTGTTTTCGGGCTTTGTCCGCTTTTTTATACCAGAAAAAGAGGCTAATTAGTTATGAACggacaaaaagaaaaaaggaaattgcGTCAATTAATAGGAGTTGAAGCAGCATTTCTTTGGTCGGCGTGATTTTGTCTGTGGGCTAATATTAGTCCCTATTGATTGCCAATGTCATAAATTTACACCTAGtagtgatttttttaaaattcaagttTTCCTTCAAATTAAAGTTGATCAGTATTGAATTATATAGTTGGACAAAGCGGTTAATGTAAGAAAAGACATTATTTTTGAAGGAGTTTTCAAATCTCTcccaaatttcataaaattcaaaatcatcgATAATTCACTACATGtataaaattgtgatatttgtACTCAACTTTTTAGTTCATGATCTTAGATATCTCTGgagataaattttttatatatagtcTCAAAAATATTCCTTTTTATACAGATTTGATAGTTCAAAATTTATACCATACTAATTAGATGATtggtatatatatttcaaattttataaaatagaattaatgtTTCGTATGGAATACaacatttattcatatttaaaattaaaacatgtaaaattataaaaataaattaaaaaatcactTAAACGGTTAGAAATAggtttatatatttaagtaACAATTTAAGcattaaattaaaccaaaaatattgttctaatgtattaatataagttattttttggcttaaaaaagttactattaattaagagagagaaatgagacGACAAGGAGAAAAtaagagaagaaataaataatagaaatgGTCAAATTTGTCCATCTGTTGGAAAAggcaaaatgaaaaagaaagtcttaaaatgtgaaaaatgaattaaaatctAAGTTCAGAGGCCTCTGATGCAATATCATTTCGTGAAGTATTTATACATTCACCAAATACTAaatttgtagttcactctatctAATGACTTAGATGCTTGAGTTGTGATTTAGTACCTAcaactaaaattatactctGTTTACCAATTTTTGTACCCAgtataattgttttattaatagtagtagaCAAATTTGCCCTTGAAATTATGAGAAAGTAGTATCCAAAAattgaattctatgaaatttGGAATTATAGACATTGGAAAGCCATGAATAACTGTTTACGTTGAGATGATCACCTTGTTTCAATGTTGTTAGACGCAAAAAATATGAGTTCTCATATTAACAAAAAGACAGTTTTTTATGTGCCCTTGTGGTATATTGCAACACTAGAGGGAGAAATTTtctgatttatatttttggggtATCATGAAATTATGCACGCGGAGTTAGAGCTTTCAATTCCAACTTCAATATCTAGTGCCCTAAAATATTTGGATTCCTcccaattttataatttgaatttaataacaaaagtagataattagaatttgaaatagttataaaattgCACCTTCACACATTACACATAGTGCACAATAGAAACATTCATTAGATagtacacacactacacacacacattgcCCACACTCTATCACACACTCAAAATTGGTACTCCTTCAACAAAGAATTcggaattaaattattattcaattccttcaaattcaatcccattgtaattcaattttaattgcGTGTACCGAACAGACCAAAATCACATTAGCATTCTACGTCTCACctgaattttttcataaagctacagaaaaaaagagaatggtttgtgaaaatgttaaaatattaGGTATAAGAATTACGTTCAAAATGttattgattatatttgaaaGACTAAATTTACAAgatccctctccctctccctctcttagTCCAATAATCTCCACAATTTTTAGCATTGGTATTGAGGAAAATAAGCATAGCAAtcttctcaaaaaaaaaaaagagaagaaaagaatttataagtataacaatcaatagatataaaatgaaaacacactTCTTTTATTTGAAGTACCAAATTTCAAATGCTAAGCATCATGACATCAAAATCATGGAAGAAGTATCATCTATCAATTGTTTGTAGATGTGAAGAAAAGGTAGATATAAATGAGATTCACCGGAATACTTGAAGGGCATGGTTTGTAGATGTGAAGCCTCCATCAACCATGAGATTGATGCCGCTCACATACCTTGCCTCATCACTAGCCAAGAAAACCACAGCATTAGCCACATCCTCCGCAGTCAATTCCACGCCTTGCAAGTTTGCGTTGTTCGCCACAAAGCTACGAAAATTAGCCCATGTGTCCTCAGTCCTCAACTCCTCAGGCAAGTGAGCTAGTGCCAACCCCGTCGCAACAGCATATGGCGACACACAGTTTACGCGTATGCCATGTTTTCCCAACTCCGCCGCCACATTCTTGGTGAGCCCCAAAACAGCATGCTTGGACCCTGTGTATGCGTGGGGCCCGATGCCACCCAAGGCGCTCGACACACTGGCAACCGATATTATCGACCCTTTCTTCGCTGGAATCATTATGCGAGCTGCATGCTTCATTCCAATGAAAGCACCTCTCACATTCACATCAAACACCTTATCAAAATCAGAGAGCTCAAAGTCCCGGATATCTGGACAGGGCGCGCCTGACACCCCGGCATTGTTCACCATTATGTCAAGGGTACCGAACTTGTCAACAGTGAAGTCCACAGCACGCTTGACATCATCTTCATTTGTCACATCACA harbors:
- the LOC125223514 gene encoding xanthoxin dehydrogenase-like, which produces MATGTANVDSPQSLPSRLLGRVALVTGGSAGIGESIVLLFHKHGARVCIADLQDDQGQRLIESLGGSSDVAFIHCDVTNEDDVKRAVDFTVDKFGTLDIMVNNAGVSGAPCPDIRDFELSDFDKVFDVNVRGAFIGMKHAARIMIPAKKGSIISVASVSSALGGIGPHAYTGSKHAVLGLTKNVAAELGKHGIRVNCVSPYAVATGLALAHLPEELRTEDTWANFRSFVANNANLQGVELTAEDVANAVVFLASDEARYVSGINLMVDGGFTSTNHALQVFR
- the LOC125218598 gene encoding immediate early response 3-interacting protein 1-like translates to MGLWSLLEGFLLLANALAILNEDRFLAPRGWSFQEYYEIKRNSFKGQILGLIYATQYLRVPLILFNLLCIIVKMVSG